In a single window of the Pseudobacteriovorax antillogorgiicola genome:
- a CDS encoding OPT family oligopeptide transporter, whose protein sequence is MPKSSYRELTVAAVVLGILQGIILNLAFVYAALKLGFSIGGSTVAAIMGYALLKGVLKKGTSIENNVNQTIASGINTAGTGVVFTLPAIFMLYGQSGQEVDLLPFIVAAVAGTMLGIVFIIPLRKQMIDIDRLRFPSGVAVTTIIRSGSGGLGKAKLLAIGFLISAIWKFLLGAGWLDVEGLIGHEELNFGFGVIPDYLYPVLYLSLMNLAAGLLAGKGGIPFFIGGVLAWWVVSPAVVHLGWVPTEGSQGLIYGSMLRPLGIGALIGGALVGVILTFPAIKAAIQSLINAGKSGSLKGDTGELPAKVLGFGIVGAALLLALSANMSSDISIGQTVMVSLVGVVWIALAGLIVAQATGMTDISPMSGMALITVTLVMFMLDKNISAAMAVAVAVCVAIGQAADMMQDLKTGFMVGGQPAKQQIAQFATTWIGAIVSVFAIYVLWKSGPGGSQGFGEGTALPAPQAGVLMGIIEGLSTGNIPLDKYLLGGGIGVLLGFAPVAGLGVLIGLAMYLPFSITLGYGLGCLIQMGLEKAKGPEFCAQKLVPFAAGLIIGEAIMGIGMAGFDILKSM, encoded by the coding sequence GTGCCAAAATCCAGCTATCGTGAACTTACCGTTGCAGCCGTTGTGCTCGGGATTCTACAGGGGATCATACTCAATCTGGCCTTCGTCTACGCTGCGTTAAAGCTAGGGTTTTCGATTGGCGGTTCTACTGTCGCGGCGATCATGGGCTACGCCTTGCTCAAGGGTGTTCTTAAAAAAGGCACCAGCATCGAGAACAATGTCAACCAGACAATAGCATCGGGGATCAACACCGCAGGAACCGGAGTGGTCTTTACTCTGCCAGCGATTTTCATGCTCTACGGGCAATCGGGGCAAGAGGTTGATCTGTTACCATTTATCGTTGCGGCAGTGGCTGGGACCATGCTGGGTATTGTCTTTATCATACCTCTAAGAAAGCAGATGATCGATATCGATCGTTTGCGCTTTCCCTCAGGGGTTGCTGTAACTACGATCATTCGCTCCGGCTCTGGTGGTCTCGGGAAGGCCAAGCTGCTGGCTATCGGTTTTTTGATCAGCGCAATTTGGAAATTCTTATTAGGAGCGGGTTGGCTTGATGTGGAAGGGCTGATTGGACATGAGGAGCTAAATTTCGGTTTTGGGGTGATTCCCGACTACCTATATCCCGTGCTCTATCTTTCACTGATGAACTTGGCGGCGGGGCTACTTGCAGGCAAGGGGGGAATCCCATTCTTCATTGGAGGTGTTCTAGCCTGGTGGGTTGTGTCGCCAGCAGTGGTTCATCTCGGTTGGGTGCCGACGGAAGGGTCGCAAGGTTTGATTTATGGTTCAATGTTAAGACCCTTGGGGATCGGTGCATTGATTGGTGGAGCCTTGGTTGGTGTGATCCTTACCTTTCCTGCAATTAAGGCTGCAATCCAGTCTCTGATAAACGCAGGCAAGTCGGGCAGCCTTAAAGGAGATACAGGAGAATTGCCAGCGAAGGTTCTAGGCTTTGGCATCGTGGGCGCCGCCCTATTACTGGCACTGTCAGCGAATATGTCGTCTGACATTTCCATCGGGCAAACGGTGATGGTGTCCTTAGTCGGAGTTGTGTGGATTGCCCTTGCTGGCCTAATCGTAGCTCAAGCTACGGGTATGACGGATATTTCACCAATGTCAGGGATGGCCCTGATCACCGTGACTCTGGTGATGTTCATGCTTGATAAGAACATCAGCGCGGCGATGGCTGTGGCTGTTGCGGTGTGCGTGGCGATTGGTCAGGCTGCCGACATGATGCAAGACTTGAAAACTGGTTTTATGGTTGGTGGTCAACCAGCCAAACAGCAGATCGCCCAGTTCGCAACCACTTGGATTGGAGCGATTGTCTCGGTTTTCGCAATCTACGTGTTGTGGAAGAGTGGACCTGGTGGCTCCCAGGGTTTTGGCGAGGGAACTGCCTTGCCAGCCCCGCAGGCTGGGGTTCTAATGGGTATCATCGAAGGCCTTAGCACCGGTAATATTCCCCTTGATAAATATCTTTTAGGTGGTGGAATTGGTGTGCTTCTTGGCTTTGCTCCAGTGGCAGGCTTGGGAGTGTTGATTGGTCTTGCCATGTACTTACCTTTCTCCATAACATTGGGATATGGTCTTGGCTGTCTCATTCAAATGGGACTTGAAAAGGCCAAAGGCCCAGAATTTTGTGCGCAAAAGCTTGTGCCATTTGCAGCCGGACTCATTATTGGCGAAGCCATTATGGGAATAGGCATGGCTGGCTTTGACATCTTAAAATCCATGTGA